Within Rhododendron vialii isolate Sample 1 chromosome 12a, ASM3025357v1, the genomic segment catctttagtgaatttttttttccttttagtcatccaaaaaacaaaaatacaacgtgaatctaataaaaattaaaaaaagacatacaaaacaaaaaagacaaaaaaagtttattaaagTGCACCCAATCAGATTCACAATAGGAGTCAGGAGACGTGGAAATTAATAAATATACTAATTCATGCCTATAGTATAATTGAGCACTTAGGGTTGGTGTTGTACAGTGAGATACACAGCATCGTGCTACACACTTTCGAGTCGTTGAAtcatgcatccgacggctcggatctcatctcggcaattaacgattgagagccgttcattgctgagatgagattcgagccgttgaatgcacgatccgatggctcTGAGGTGCGCAGCATGGTCAGGGCCGGCCAGAGGATAAGCCCCGCAAGCTGGCCGGCTTGGGCAACCCCCCGACaaggggcaaaaaaaaaaaatgtatgtatacaaaaaaaaaaaatagaaatccaacaaaaaatatatttaggggcatcatctaaaaaaatttgtacaaattttttttgaaaaagtaaatatgtatggtttccacccactttaaaaaaaattatgatacttaagAAAATTGGGAGGGCAAAGAGAGGTTTTCGATACCTAGGGTAAATAacagatataaaaaaaattaggagggcaaattattaagagagaaaattaggacagctatcagataagaagaaaaaaaataaaagggacaCTACAGCCAAAACGAGAAGGGACGAGATTGTGCGAAACCCTTACTTTGATTCTGCGAAGAAGTTAAGAACAATGCTGATtcataagaaaaaataagtatgaAATCTGATTCATTTCATATTCGCACACTATTTTGTTTTGAACCggtatttgcaaaaaaaaaaagatttgttcAAATTAAGAAAGAAGCAATTTGATGAGGATGTGGGAGTTGATGCCAATAAAAGTCTATCATCAGAAGATcgtttaaaattttcttatttcctCTGTATTATAGATCAAGCTCTTGCATCACTTAAAGACCAGTTTGAGTAATTTGAACTTTAAGAAGCAATCATTGGACTTTTGTTTAACGTGAAATTCAAGAGTATTGCTGAAGAGCAATTGATGGAGCATTGCACTAAATTATAAAGTTTCTTGGAACACAATTAACATGTTGATATTCACGGGAAGAAGTTATTCTAAGAACTtagacatttgaaaacaatattgcCGATAGAAGTAACAAAATCGATGGACATCATTGATTTTATAAGGTCTTATTGGAAAGATGGCGGTTTCCAAATGGTTTGGGTTGCTTATCGGATTTTGTTGACTATTCCGATCATAGTTACTTCGGTTGAGAGGAGTTTTTTgaagttgaagttgataaaaatttatctTCAGACTATCATGTCATAGGAGAGATTAAGTGGATTGACTATGatatcaattgaaaataagtacttagatAAGTTAAAGTATGATAatttaataattgaagaatttgcttcaaaaaatgcaaggagaagttattttctttgaataggATCATGTTAATCATAAAGCATTATACCCAaatgatgtaattcaagctaaatggacaatataatcttttttttgctttgttttttgttttttttgcttgtatttcaattttttttttttttgcttgtatgtcattttttttttaatatacttaacactagtgggcAACCAAGTGGAAGGTCGGGTTTGGGCAACCCAAAGGTCGGGGCCGGCACTAAGCACGGTGCTGCGTACACCACTACACAGCACTATCCCCAATTCATATAATTGATCTCCACCACCCACTAACAGCACCACCACCAGACTCTCCGATTCCGCCAAGCGGAAGCTTACTCCTAAACAAAAGCTCGATGAGGTTGTCTTCTGTTGGGGATCCGAACAGAACAACCGACACACAATCGCgaagaataaaaaacaaagaaacaagaaaagccAGACACTGATTTTCCGACTTGAACAAATCGCTTAATCGTACTCCACGGAGCGTTAGAGTTTCGAGTGTTGAAacgaatggatccgaaacattAGATAAAATCCACTATTTTTTGTGGGTCTTTTCGTTCCGTCCTCGTGGTGGAAGCAGATCTGGCAGCTAGTGGTCGATGGAGGAGTTCAATAAGGTGAGGTTTGTGGAGTTAGGTTTTCCGGCGGTCCTCCGTCTCTTCTACCGGCTGGTTTCCCAGTCCGGTTGTGTACCGATTCGGGTCTCCCCCGCATCTGGTGTGGCTGTGGCTGTGGTGGTGGGTAAATAATCTCTTTGTGTGAAtaattttagttagggtttGGGTGGTCCAGCCGGAGTAGAGGGTTGCGGTGGTTCAGCAGCAATCGTGGATGGGTATTAGGGTTTCTCCCGGCAGCGGCAGTGGTGGTAGGTGGTGGCTGTGTTGGGGTTTTCCGAGATCTGTTCCGGTTTGTTTAGTTGGCTGTTTCCCTTTGTTTTGGTTGGTGGTCAACAACAGGTCCAGAGCGAGAGGAAGTAATTGGTCTTTGGCTGCCGTGGGCGTGTTGGGCCTGCCGGAGTTCTTCACCGGCGTGGCCTCGGCCTTCACGCCCGGAGCCTTGCGTGACAGCGGAGGTTTGCCTCGGATCCTCCCCAGAGGACTCCATAGCTCTGGATTGGGTTTCCCGGTCCAATTCCGGCCGACGGCCCTTGAGGCATGTCCTTGGGAGCAGATATTTGTTTTCGCTTGTATTATGTTGTTGTGTGATTACATTTGGGCTTAATGTTTAATGGTTTGTGCCGGGATCCCGTTTTGGTATCTCTCTGCCTAGTCCCGGACGGGATTCTTAGGCCGACACTTGTGCCGGGTGCTTTTGCAGGGTGCCCTTGAGTCTGTAGCCTATTGTGCTTAATGCAGTACTCGTGTCTCGGATTAGGTTGTTTGGTGCACTCCTGTTATTGCAATGTAATCTTTGTCTTCGGGTATGATTTAATGAATTGActgatttcaaaaaataataataataataataatttcaagataataatgttcggatgaggcacttaatgatatccgatcaagctgatttttggtacgcatgttctactcaacgagctctacgaaatatctactcgacgagctctacgaaatAAACCATTCCAACTAAAGGGTTGTACTTCTAGCTAGATAAGTTAGGGATGATATTGAAACAACCAAAATGATATGGCTGCTATGAGCGTTAGTGCATCAACCCTTTTAAATTCGATCTAGTCTTGTACTCCTTATATTGAGTGACTGAGAAGTGAGAACCTTTTAAATTTGACCTAGTCTGTATTTTAGGCACCCATTATTTATGAGTGGCTGAGAAGAACTTGGCAACCATGATGCACATCTCCTAGCCCACTATCTCCGGAAAGAGATACTCAAAATCTGCTAAAACGAACGGCAACCCACCACGTGTCACACTCCCTTATAACTGCCTTTAACTGTCACCAACATGGGCCCAAGAGTGGAACCATTATTTCCTTCAATGGCCATTGTGCTACAGATAAAGCTAAATTGACCCCTTAGAAATACAAATTGGTTTAGGCTTATTTGCCATCATACCACATATATGTGCTAACGTTTTAAAACTTGGTGTCACTGAACGGTAATAGTTTGCCCCTTTCACCATTCACCAAAAATTTTCCATTGAATATTATGGCTTCGCTCGTTTATCTCATGCTAAAATGTAGATCAGGTGTTTGAGAAAACGCCGCTGCAACCAATTGCTGCAAACCAAAACTTGCAGACCTCTTACTCTAGCAATCATTATGGAAATCAAGTCTCAAACGAAGCTTGAGTTCAAAAATCTTGGTTGTTGGATCCAAGAATAAGGATTAAACCTCTTACGGAAAATTGCAAGCTTTGGAAAATCTTTGAAGTAAAGATCTTGCTCACCACTGCACATTGGCTTGAAGTTAAGCTAGACCCAATGCGATAACATTTAGCTCATTGTCATGTACATTTTACATATTTCAATACACTATATATGCTTTTTCACTTTTATGCAATTTtatatactactccctccgtcccataatgtttggcattttcaggaatgcgtgccatttttaaattgcatatatctttcaatccataatgttttaggcaatttttgaactttgtatgatagaacaaattaaactctatcaaacaagatccatattgcttataaagaaatattatggattaaaagatattgttaattttttcataaggctggaatagtgaaagtgccaaacattatgggacggagggagtacttttatGCACACGTCTGAGGCTAAACAACACCAATTGGGGGTAATTGGCAATTGATGTATTAGTGTCTAATTGGTGTTGAACTTTTATTTGCAGCTATAGACTTGATGAGAAATGTCCAAGTACAGGCAATACTAGGTCTACAATCATGCAACCAAGCAGATTTTGTGATTGACATTGGGAACAAAACGCAAGTTCCTATAATATCTTCGGCATCAAGTCCTTCTTTGTCGCCCAAGGACAATCCATACTTCATTCGAGGGGCACAGAATGGCTCTTCTCAAGTTCAATCCCTTGCCGACATAGTTAAGGCCTTCAGTTGGAGGGAGGTTGTGCTAATTTATGAGAATACCGAGTATGGAAGGGGAATAGGTCCTTATTTAGCTGATTCTTTGCTAGGGGTTGGTTCTCAGGTACGTTATCGAAGTATTATGTCTCTTTCAGCCACAGACGACAACATCCAAAAAGAACTCTACAAGCTAATGACAATGCAGACCAGGGTTTTTGTGGTGCATATGTTACCATCTTTAGCTTCTCGCTTTTTCTTGAAGGCGAAACAAGTTGGAATGATGAACAAGGGATATGCATGGATCATTACAGATGGGCTTACAAGTCGTTTAGATTCTGTGGACCCTAAGGTCATAGGTTTAATGCAAGGGGTCATAGGTGTGAAACCTTACGTTCCAAACTCAAGTGAGCTCCAAAACTTCACAGAAAGATGGAGAAAGAGATTTCGTCGAGAGAATCCAGACGTAGATAGATTTGAACTAAACGTGCTTGGACTATGGGCGTATGACAGTGCCATGATGTTAGCCATGGCAGTTGAGATATCTGGTGTTGCTCAATCAAAGTTCAAGAAACCAGTCTCTACAAGCAACTTGGTAGATTTAGCTGCAATTGGATCCTCCGAAATGGGACCAAGGCTCCTTCAATCAATCAAGAACACTAGATTCCAGGGGTTGAGTGGTGAATTTGACCTAGTGGATGGGCAGTTGCAACCATTGGCCTTTCAAATAGTCAATGTAATCGGAAAGGGAGAGAGGGAAATTGGATTCTGGACTAGGGAATCTGGCATATCAAAAGAACTGATATTGGCTAGTAATAGGAATTACACCACTAACAAAGAAGATCTTGGAGCCATCGTTTGGCCTGGTGAGTCTAATCTTGTACCCAAAGGTTGGGAAATTCCAACAGGTGAACGAAAATTGAGGGTCGGAGTTCCTGCCAAAAGTGGTTTCGCTGAGTTTGTCAAAGTGAAAATGGATTCTGAAACTAATGCCGTGATTGCGACTGGTTTCTGCATAGATGTGTTCAAAGAAGTCGTGGACCACTCACTACCATATGCTGTCCCCTATGAGTTTGTTTCCTTCGAAAGCGATAGATCTGGAAGTTACGATGATCTTGTCAATCAGCTA encodes:
- the LOC131309953 gene encoding glutamate receptor 2.8-like isoform X2 produces the protein MRNVQVQAILGLQSCNQADFVIDIGNKTQVPIISSASSPSLSPKDNPYFIRGAQNGSSQVQSLADIVKAFSWREVVLIYENTEYGRGIGPYLADSLLGVGSQVRYRSIMSLSATDDNIQKELYKLMTMQTRVFVVHMLPSLASRFFLKAKQVGMMNKGYAWIITDGLTSRLDSVDPKVIGLMQGVIGVKPYVPNSSELQNFTERWRKRFRRENPDVDRFELNVLGLWAYDSAMMLAMAVEISGVAQSKFKKPVSTSNLVDLAAIGSSEMGPRLLQSIKNTRFQGLSGEFDLVDGQLQPLAFQIVNVIGKGEREIGFWTRESGISKELILASNRNYTTNKEDLGAIVWPGESNLVPKGWEIPTGERKLRVGVPAKSGFAEFVKVKMDSETNAVIATGFCIDVFKEVVDHSLPYAVPYEFVSFESDRSGSYDDLVNQLFLGNYDAVVGDVTILANRSRFADFTLPFTESSVAMIVRIQDDERKNAWIFMKPLKMDLWLTTGAFFIFTGFVVWVLEHRVNEEFRGPPHKQVGMIFWFSFSTLVFAQKEKVISNLSRFVVIVWVFVVLVLTSSYTASLTSMLTVQKLQPSVTDIMDLKKNEEYVGYQTGSFVDGLLKRETFNPSKLRNYSTFEDYDEALSTRSVAAIIDEVPYIRLFLANPKYCTKYTMVGPICKTAGFGFAFPKGSPLVPDVSRAILNVTEGGKLTQIQHQWFGEEAKCAEQDGAKVTSGSLDIESFKGLFLVAATSSSFALILFLSIFLYDNRVILASNNSSLWQKLIAMAKNFDKEKEKTSDASKKTKLANEGMAVAADCPQSPTTNSSRLAEWIYIPDEGFASTETNTPIHETIEIVETSEER